The genomic segment AGTCTGTGCCACAAGCCGAAGAATACCTTCAAATGTTGTCCGAGGCTGGTCTTCAGTTTAAAGCCGACAATCCTTTTACAAAGTGGTTTAAGATACGGTCGACACAGAAAGGAGTGCTGACAACCTGTGGAAAAACCACTGGAGGCCAGGCTTGCAGAGAAATAACGGTACTCACTGTGCTATACTACTAGTAATGACGATTCATACCATTTCCAAATGGCAATTCTAAATAACAATGGTCTTCATTTTAAATCCGATAAATGCAATGTCATACAGTAGATAATATGAGAACACTGAAAATTGTAAGTAGAGCTTGTAGTCGTATTATTACCATTCTTCAATATTTGGGTAGGATTGTTTTATTAACTGCTGGCATTTGCTAGTATATTTGGTTCAAGGGGCCATTACACCCGAATATTAATAACAAAAGTGAGGAATGCATTGAATATTGGTAGAACCTAGTTGCCTTATTAAATGTCTAATTTagaatttgatttctttttttctttctttaccatAATCAAAATTATCTCAAACTAGTGGTTTACAGCCTTTTCCACGATGAAGACCAGTTTGTTACTAAGTTATCCCATGGATTACCTCCAGCATGGGTATTGCACACAtgcaatatttaataataattacaatagatatagatagatagataaaaatgATCTAGCAGGtgatgcatagtttttttttttttctttttcttgcataTATTGAGGAGTAGTAATATGAATAGGCAAGAAGATGAAGATAATACATTAATTTGACAGACACCCCCAGCACTTAACTTAACGAACCTTATGAAAATACATCGGCAGCAAAAtttgattcatttttttgttttagtgcAACAAAATATGTTCTAACGTTATGTCAAGACGAATGtcaacaagacagtaatcaaccAAATAGCAGTATGTTAATACGCGTTATTAATACACAACATTTTCACGTTTAATCATTATAGTGggaccagaaaaaaacaaacaaaacaaaacaaaaaaaaacaatggactCGGGCCTGGGCTTGGTGCAGCTGCGTACTATGCACCTTCCCTGACGCCACCACTGTCTAAATGTTTTCATGTTCCTTTCTTTTTTGTCTTCGAGATTTTGACAAGCGGTATGGACTGTAAACCTTCCTGGAAAACCGTCGCAAATGCTGAGGAGACCTACAATCACTGCACTGTGGTGTTAAACGACTACCTGTATGTCATAGGTACGAAAGCTTTCTCAATTCATTGATCTAAAGATTCGTTTTCTGTTTTGATAgatttaataatgttttatattggttttatatacactgctgttggcttaaacatgtttaaaaaaaaaaaaaaaagttgtcccttttaaaacattattatatcCGTCAAAacagacttcaaataaattatttcCTGATTTAAAGTTCTGTTGGGGCATCACCGCAAAATCCCAGTATTGTCacaaatttttaaaaatatgaatctcCATTTCCCCTgttccaaagaaaagaaaaaaaggtttgattGGTTTTATAGGGTCAATAAAATAGAGTAAGCAGGAAATTGACTCTTGCCTGCTTTGATAATGTACATTAGAAGCCTGTTAttctttaacattttttattttgtttttattttctgaggGGGGCAGAATTCGTGGTTCAGCAGCAACCATAAAGAGGAGGCTATAGCTTCAGTGCTGCGATATGACCCTCGCTTTGACAGGTGGACACGTCTAGCAGATATGAATGTGAGCAGATAAAGggctttaatattattattattattattattattattattattattattattattattattattatttgtttatttagcagatgccttcttacagagactagggttagtgactaggaggttaagtgacttgcacagggtcacacagtgagtgagccgggatttaaactggggacctcctggttacaagcccttttctttaaccacaaataacaaaataaaggtacACACAAACTTAAAGAATCAAACAAAATGACAATGTTGTTGCCTCATGAAATAGAAGTGTGACCATTTGTTAAGGCAACTGTGCTACAGTGCTGTGTCGCACACCAATACcagacaatactttttttttaacggCGTATTAGTGTTCTTGAATTATTTTTCTTGGTCACATGTAAGAAATTGTGGCTAGTGTTATCCTGCTCACATTGCTTTGCTACTCCCATTTTGGGTACTACATAACAGTACTGAAGATAATAACTTTTTATAATGGCCATAATTGGCGTCTTAATTTCAGATTCttacttttaaacaaatgtatttttgtcttttttgcaTTTTCAGGTTTGCCGACGTCGTTTCCAATGCAGTGCCATGGGGAGTCAAATTTACGCCGTGGGGGGTAGAGGAGAGAGGGGCATCCTCTTCTCAGCAGAGTGTTACAACCCTACTGAAGACAAGTGGCGATATATTAAAGCTTTACCGTCTCCACTGTCCAGCCATGCTGGGACGGTCCATCAGAATGAGCTGTATGTTTGTGGTaagaacaattaaacaaatcacaGTAATATCTTACCTTTTAAGACATTATTCACGATGCAGTTTCTCAATTTTTTTCTAAGTAAATGTTACACAAATCATGGTTAGTGGGTATTTGATTTTTCTGTGCGACAAATAACAACTCCCATTACAGAAAAGCCATTCCCAGCTTACTTTTAAATTTAAGACATTGCACCCTTACATGTAACACATTAATCTAATGGGAGTATATGTATGTTACTGTTTTTCGGTGTTTTGTGGCTGACAGTAAGGGGAGTTTGCAGATTCAGCTACTTCCATCTAGTAATAGTTATGGTACTCCTATTCCATGGTGCTATGGAGAGGCCATCAGGAAGAGCTAGGAAAACAGGACAAAACACTGCCACTGCAGATGTATCTGAAAATAAGCCAATTATCTTTGCTGTCATATTAAACAAATGCATGTTTACGCTGATGTTTGTGTTTTCCacatagaaaaatatataattctaactttttttttaatgaaatatccCCCTTGTATATTTCTAGAATAACTTGTCAGTCCTTTGCTGCACATTATATGAAGTTCTGTCGCTGACATTTTGATATGGTGATTGTCTTGTTTTGTTCACTCATTTGTCATTACAGGAGGCTCTTCAGGGGAGGTATTTTCAGGGTCTGTGTTCAGGTACACCCCGGAGCTGGACGAGTGGATGACCCTGCCCCCACTCCGGCACCCCCGCGGCTTCCACAACATGACCTCAGTTGGGGACAAGATCTACGTTATGGGTGAGTGAAGGAAACATGGGGGCACTCAGGCATGGGCAATAGTCACTCGGCACTTATGCAAGTTGTAAAAACACAATGGGTTCCATTAAAATGAGCTAATCAGTGGCATATCTAAATACAGCCACTGAGATTCCAGAACTaaggtaaagaaaataaatctaaCGGTGCATGTGTTTCTGTCTGTAGAAATATGTTAAATACCAGAGAGGGTGCTATTTAAGGATATATAggatggtggtatttagatctgccaacaTTTAGCTCAATTGAACAGACTCCCGTTTGCAAatgtaaactaaaaataaatacaaaattaaactaTGACTTAGCTCTGCAAGCCCTTCTCATTTGCTGCCAAGTCAATTGTCTCATTACATGGGAGGTTACTATTTATCATTAGGCAGTGTCATTGGGAGCAACCCTCTTTAGCTGTGTCACTGTAGTTCATTCTCCTCCTCCATTTAACATGTAAAGATTTTATACAAAATATGAATCAAAAATTTTGATTCAGTGTCCCTTTTAATTCCCTTCCCCCAGGTGGTGTACTGCTCACCAGTGCTGATGGTCAGCGGCGATCCTATTCAGATGTCAAAGTGACAGAGTGCTACTGCCCTCTCTCTGACCAGTGGACAGAACTGTCTCCTCTGCCTGTAGGACACAGCCAGCACGGAGCTGCAGCCCTGGGCAACAAGATCTATATCATGGGGGGGTTTTCTTGGGAAGAGGAAAGGTTCCTGAACACTGTTCATGTGTACAGCTGTGAAACAGACACTTGGAGTACCGGTCCTGAACTGCCAAGACCACTTGTGGGACTTTCAAGTGGAACACTTACCCTCCCCCACTACCACAGTAAATAATGATGGTATGGCATACTTTAAGATACCTTTTTTCTTAATGCCTGCACAATTTCATGTAAAAAGAGGGGAAAAGTAGCTACTAGCTGTGGAGAAACAGCAAAGATTATTCAGGCTGCATTGTGCAATTGATCACATAAGTATCCAGAACAAAGATGCAGGTTCTTTGTGTAATaatgttcatttttttcactGCTTACCCTTTTCCTTTTATTGAGTTCAAGCACAAGTAATTTCCTCACAACTATTTTTCTTAAACATGGCATTGATGCTTGGAGATCTTACTTTTGACAAGGTTTGACTCAAGTGTATGTTTTCAAACTAAAACTGTACAAAAACGTTTGCAGTTACAGTATATGAAAATTCCACATTGCAAATAGCTGTGTTAATGCAAATGTTTGTACACCAATATTATATAAACAGGTTTATTTACTGCAAATTGTTGTTTTCAGACAGGTGTGCTTATGATGTCacagtatatttttgtttttaaatttaccaacattaatacatttctttatgaacactgaatttctgaaaaaacaactaaataaacttaaaaaaagaacatgtagttgtcatttaaaaaaaaaaaaaaaaaacaactttaggcAATTGCAAGAATGGCTCtctcccttttctttcttttccttttcttgTTCTCAAACCGGTCTGTGGCATCAGCAAAGAAGGTCACGTCTTCTTTACTTTCAATCTCACGCTGTAAAAACTGCAGGCCTGCCATATTGAATCCAAGAACATCCTGGAAGAATAAACATAGAGAAGTCAAACAGCAGCTGGAAATAACACTGCTCAACCCTAAAATACTTCAAACTACTCGTACTGCATTTACGGGTATTAACATTTGCCCTGGAATATCCTCATGAGAGATTGGGGtgtattcaattaatctaaacagtATTGAATCTTAACGCCGAAAACactaaaccattaaaaaaaaaaaaaaaaaaacaacaccacacaggaaCAACATACAAAACTTCAGAGgacatgttatttatttgaatagtggtggtattaagatcagCCACTggttagatcaattgaatagactctACAATCTCAATCTGGTACACTTATTTTTGCCATTCAGTTTGAATAGGACTATAGATTAGAAATAAAGCGAGTAGAGTTTGAGGAAAAACAACTAAGAATTACAAGACATGAATGCAAGATTTTagggcaagaaaaaaaaaaagaaagttaatgtAGTAAATCTTAATGCAACACATATTCGTAacatgtttgaattttaaaacaggTACTCACCCTAATTTTCTTTACTCTAGAAATTGTATTTGTCCTGAGACTGTCCATCACTGTCAGTAGCATTTGATTGCTGGTGATCTGTCCAAAGTGGATCCTGAGAAAACATGAAAGTCAATATTAGGTACAGTGTTACTCTGGATATAAATGTCAGAACAGGTTTGATGGTGTATTTTAATAGAAGACATGGAAGGATAACCCAGATTGTTCAGTAGGCACTGTCACTGTTTTTCTAAATCAGATATACAGGTGATTTATAAATCACTCTTCCCTGTGTTCAGTTTTCTAACTTAATTGTAAGATGCCATCCATAAATTTCATGCATACCTGTGAAACTACTGCATTCCgatgttttaaatgttatcctATGTGAGACCTACTTAGGAAATGGTCTGTGTGGCCAGGCTGGAGCTCCATCACCCTCCATTAGACAAATCATTAGTCCTAGTATTTTGCTGCCTCCAACCTCATTGCAATTCTGTTGTGGAAATACTATACACCAGAGGAAATGGCATTCACCACAATGGACAACTGACTTTATACATCACCTGGTAAATATGTACAAGAACCAGGTTTATCTTGGTAGATAAGATCTTGCTCACACAGCTTCAGAAATTCAATGACAGGTTATAGAATACATGGCCAGATACTTCCCGGGTCCTAGTTCCCCGCCCCCTCACTAGAACGCTTGTCTTTTACCTTGAAGATAGTTGGAAACATTAAGTTGTACCTGAGTAGGAAAAAGAGGCACCGACAGATCAGCTCAACTTCCAGCCCATTCTGGATGTATTCGTTGAAGAGAGTGAGGAGGTCAGGAACGTAAGAGAAAGGCAAGACTAGAAGAGACTCTTCTAATTCACTgggaacataaacaaacacaaaaagacagtCACTATACTGTAAGTGCACTGCAGCTGTGTGAAATTATCACAAACTAAACAAACATACTGTCAAGAGGCATGCCAATAAACAGGGCTGAGTGCTTGGTGGGTGTTATACAAGCCGTTTCAGTTTGCAATTGTTATTGCACGAAACATAGGCAGACTGCATTAAAAAGGCTGTGTTATTTAACTTGGGTTAAGGGCTGAAGGTGCTACAATAAAAACTCTATGGTCTTAATTACTCTGTTGTAAGATCTGCATGCGCACAGCCTACCTGGATTTTACTTTTCTGATAACAGCCAGTACATATCGAGAGggctgaaaataaaaatgcaaaaagaaaTGGCAAAATTAGAAATTCCCACTTTAGAAACAGACTTTTGCCTACATCCACTGTGTAGATGTTACACATCCATGTTTACATACAGGCActtccatatatccccagattctgatacatgAATAAATCACAACTGAATACTGTatgtggttctctagatatgtttaaaaacaaatatgagatatgtactgtatgtacatatagATAAACATCAAGACAGATAGATAAACGCCTCCTTATGTACCCAGATTCTAATAGTCTCAAAATCTAAACCTAAAAGTTTCGTCACAGATGGTTAAAGGTTCTCAAGATAGTGGTGCCCAAGTATTGAAATGCATAACTTTCAAATGCAAAATGCACCAATAAACATTAATAGAATTCCCACTTAGGAATTATATACAATGATGCTACTGTAATACAGCATTTACTTACAGAGATGTTTCCAAAGGCAATCAGGATTGTACTCATTGTAGGAGGAGGTAACTGTTAAAAAGAACATATCAAGATGTAACTTTATTTACCCACCCACGTAGTGGTATTAGAATATTGCTTGAACTTTACAGTCTAAAACTGAGCTTCAATTGAGATTTAACTTGACATTTCTGCTGAAGAAACAAAAGCGTTGAGAGGACAGGGACAAGTCCAGGCTCCGAAACCTAGTCATGTACCAgatgtgattttaaaaatgaaaatacatgttgtaacttgcttctttcaaaactcaAGACCTACGTATTATATGAAAGtgcatgcaagttttttttttcttttcacttgaagatttcttcattaaaaaaaaaaagattgtacagAATTTATCTTTTTAATAACTAAGTATGAGTCACATTGCCGTAAGCACTTTGACAAAGGTTCGATAAAGGCTTGAAACATACCTAAAAGTAACGTAGATATCCTTTATTTTACCTGTTTCCCTGCTATTTCACAAGCAGTTTTGTGTTCTTCCAACTTCTTGCTTTCCTCCCTGTATAATTCCAAGGCCTCCATAATTCGTTCAGCCTGCACAAACAATGATGCATGTCACGAACTCTAAAGACTTACACAAATGGATGTATTAAGACATAAATCAAAAGTGCATTAATTAAATGTGACTTAAATTAAGAATTAAACATGTTGCCACGTGCCATTGCCAGTCTCAATAGGCCATATATGTAGTGTGGCTAACAATCTATCTGACAGAGTAGACGTTGTTCTAACCCTTTAAGTTTACTTACAGCTTTAATGGTTTCAATTGTCTTCTTCCCAGCCAGGCTGGCCTCCCCTGTGGTCTCCCCAGGAACCTAAAGCAACAAACATCTATCAGCAGTGTGTAGAATTTCTGCAGATGCGTATGCTTACAtaaaatcagaaacaaaaacTCTTACCACTGGTTCATCCCCTTTGCCCACACTTTCTTCAAATTCTGCCTCTCTTTGctatttacattaaaaaagaaaagaaatctaATTGTTAACAAAGAACATATTACACGTCAGTATTGCCCTGACTTACTGCACATTCAGATCATGTCTTAACAAATGCTTATAGTTTCATCTAAACCAAGCAGTATAGCCTTGAAGCAGGTACTATTTGCAGGTCAGTAGCGACATAGTTTGTTTTATTCGTCCTGTTAACAGTGAAGGGGGTGGGAGAGGTTAAAAGGTTGGAATACTATTCTCTGTGTCACAAGACGTAATGTCAATAGCAAAAATATAATGAATTTACAACAGTAAAATGTGACGTTATACTTAAATGCCATTTTACCATTTCCTTTTCCTCTTCTAGAATGATTGGCTCTCTTGTTCTCTCCCACAGCCGGAGCGATTTATCATGTGATGATGACACAATGTGATCTCCACTGGGACTCACAGCCAGGCACCACACTTCTCGATGGTGACCCTAAACACAAGACCACAGCAGGATATATTTAACCTATAATCCCAATAATGTTAAATACCCCTTTTACAACTGTGCAACTCCCTTTTTACTCCAGTATGTGGTTTACTCTTTCCTTGTTCTCACCTCTAGAGTCTGGATGTGCTCAAACTTGTCAGCATcccactgttttattttcttgtctTTTCCAGCAGTGAAAAAGAGATGAGTTTTCTGCACAAACTGCAGGAACATGACACTGAAAGAGAGCACGGATGCCAAGTCAATTTAtaaaataatgtcacattttatataggcatcaacttttattttacaaagcagcACAGTTACAAATATGAATATGCTATGAACATTTAGATACAAGCACATCAAGAAAAGGATTATCCATTTAGTCTACCATTAACTTGTAGAATTTGCAAGAATAAACCCATTTTAGGCTGAAAAATATTAGAATTTTGACTTTAACCACATGGCCTTACCTGTCATCATGAGCAAAAAGTGACCTGTGACAGTCTCCAAAATCCAGACCCCAAATCTTCACATTTCTATCTGCTGAACCGGTGGCTATCAATGCACTATCCTagagagacaggaacacaaacacatttaataCAGGTAAGTAATTCCACAAGCAGGCAccagacaacaaaaaaaacactgccctTCTATTTATTACAATCAAATCTTAACACTCACGTGGGATATATCCAAGCACAGCACTGGCAGTTTGTGTCCGTAGAGAGAAAGGAAAAACTGAAAGagaaacacacattttttttcattatttttttgttttttaaatgcgcTTGATTTGataaaaaatacagaaagatACAAACATATcttttacatattatttatttaaggaaGCCCCTACCTTAAGTGTGTCGGTATAGAACAGCTTGACAGTGCAGTCCAGCAGGGACACAGCCAGCAGTCTCTGATTAGGACTGTAGCGAACACACAGGACATCCTCGTCCAGCTGCAGGGTGCGCTTATGATTCACGGTCAGTCTTTTGCTAAGAAAAAGCACAGGTGAGTCAGCAGTCATGTGGAGAACATCCAGATACTATAATCGAAGAATGACATCTTTGGTCCATGCAAGAAAATAAATCTATCAAAAACCCTACCGTTGATATTGTTTACATAAATTAAAACATAACCTGAAAATCACTTTCCCCAGTAAATATTCTTGCTTTCTCACCTGTTTTGGACAGAGTTCTCATCCTTAACAAGTTCAAAATCCCAGAATTTGACCATCTTGTCTGCGCCTCCGGACACAATCCctctctaaaaaaaaataaaataaaataaaataaaagttcaccTATTCTATTGCATTACTGTGTATCAACTTACTTACAATATGTTTAGAACTATATTTCTAAGTATTTGTGTCTTTTATGCTTCTTGTTTGTCAAAATTAAGAAACAAGCTTAACCCAATACAAAGAACATTGTGCCCGATTTTCAATGTGTTATAATGATAAGGCATCACTTATTTAATATGTTATGATCACACTTTCTGCAATTACCggtttcatattttccttttacttGCGTCCTATGCCCCATTAAACTATATCAAAGCATACATGAAGgtgtattttcttaattaatttccTATTAAGAGTAAGTGGAAAATATTGGACAATGTTGCTCGTGGTTAACGCACTATATAAAAATGAACATTTAGGTACACTCTTGGTCCGATGTTTTATTTATGTCACAGGCTACTCAACAGACTACATTCTTATGAACTCCACGTCCAAGTGACTTTCTGCTAATCTAATGCAAGCACGCAGAGGAAAGTCTAACCCTGACAACACACTTCATAGACGCAGTACATCTGGAATGGAGATGGTATTTTCTACAAAACTGCGAAAAGACAATGTGAgggaaacaaaaagcaaaacatacCTGGTCTGGAGAAAGAGAAATTGACCACAGTGCTCCTTCATGGGCGTCTACAGTCTCCAACAGAATTCCAGAGGACAACTCAAAAATCTGCAGCTTTCCATTCTGTAGGGTGAAAAAGAGCAGCGAGGCAAAGGGGACATCAAATCACAGGTACGTTCTTGGACTGACATCAGCTCTGTACAATGAAGAAAATGCCAACAACAAAAATTGGCAAGAATATTCTATGCTTTTAAAAAACTATACTTTAAAAATGTCTGCATTCATCAATACATACAAACACTGAAGAAATTCATCAAAAGGCATTGACATTTATgcaaggtataaaccacgacaggCCATGATATATACtacgcctggggtggtgataatgCCTGAGGGGTCAGCCCTAGAAGTGGTATATATATCATCAGAACCGAATGGctcgaagtggtttataccgcttataacacagctagctacctgtcatttgtggggaaaaaaaataattaaaacacattttatattaagacaaaaccagaaactctTATTATGCATATATCCGCAacgtaatatagtcccaaatgtaatttaatttaatttcatgtattgttcacttattaaaaataaattgcacatgtccgtttattatgaatttctgcatcgaaagtgacATCTAGAAACTAGAGGATTAATCACAAGCTGATGgccggagtttcaaatgacactgagAAAGGCAGGAGCAGCTGTGCTGAAGCTGGATTttgaggtgagtttgtgtcctcgttatatgcgaggcacacatattcaagtctgttttcatccttttggatctcgacagatgtttttgttagttgttggACACCCTCACATCCAAGTCGTGCAAGATTAAGTTGctgatcgaaccagactttatgCACCAATTCAagcgcggtgtcaggggacagtgccttagtttcccgcagacacttcaaatccaggccggtaattcaggggggtggtgtctggcctcgTCTTTCTAACgtttttcatgactgacaggaatatgttattgctggttttaaactcgctgtcagcagagatgttaaaacttctactgttaaaatatctatttagtccagctcagcgttataaaactggagtctgaatactggtccccagttgaacttgcagtggcataaaattcccttaatgttcttgagattttttggacttatttccataaaatgaatgtccatatttttagtacattaaccagcccatgcgtgttttttttcaatctttgttttcttcaatttcatttagctgttcctcatctactgttatgtgtctactcttgctggtgcacttattttatttgtttatttatttttttcagatggtcTGCTGTCTTCACtgagaaagttggtgttgtaccagttatgtgaagtttcatccccaaatatattaaagggaAACAGGTGAAATGACACTCATTtatggctgtggttttgtaaccaataacaaataaaatagcagtatgtcatggaatttagaatgtagtggtgcgcagtgatttattcagtgtagTATGCAAGCCATAGTATacgctatctatctatctatctatctatatatctatatatctatatatatatctatatatctatatatatatatatatatacacacacacacacacacacacacacacacacacacacacggtcatgtgatgctgttgaaccaatcagaggttgttatttttccaagctgtgttATAAAATGTACTATCTTAGAACCCATTTAATTGAAATAGTCTGGAAAACGCCATTACCTTAGTTCCTATTATGATCTGTCTGTCTCCGGGAACAAAAAGTGAGCAGAGCGCATATTCACAAGCCATCGTTCGGATAACTTGCAAggttgatctaaaaaaaaaaataataataaaataataaacacatattaaataaataaattatccaGTGTACATGTGAAGTTTACTTTGCCCTGTGTTATTATTGTACATATTTAACCACAGAATAGCCAACAGACACCCTCTTCAACAACCTCCCCTGTGTTCAGATCCTGCTGCTGACAGGAACATCTTCCAATCCTAGcagattaaaaacaaagtgcCATGCAGACAAACCTGTTCCAGACTTTGACGGTCTCCGCTGAGGCAGAAAGCACAGCAATGTTATCTGAGCTAAAGGCCAAGGTGCGGACATCAGTGCGGTGTCCACCGATGGTTAGGCGAGCAGTCTTGGTGCATTCAGAAGTCTTGCCAGCTGTTTTCAGGACGAATACTTCTACTGTGTTATTCTGAAGCAGTAACGCCACCTTAAGATCTCCGTTCGGGGACAGGAAACTGTCAAACGACCTAGAATAGCAGGCACAGCCATTACAATAATGAAACATACTGTTAACAATGCCTGCATTTGCAATTTTGCATGCAACAAACAAATCCTGGTGGTTTGTTTGTAAAACATTAAGGAGAAGAAACTTAGAAAGAAGTCTGGAATTCCCCACTTCTGATTTTAGACTGACCTGATCTTGGAAGAAGCTTTGATGCTGGAAATTCTCTGGATCTCGTCCTGAAGAGACCTGTCCACCACAGCTTCCACTTCATCTTCTCCAGCCTGCAgtctaaaattatatatatatatatatatatatatatatatatatatatatatatatatatatatatatatatatgcgctttTCAGTCTTAGGTCAGTCGTGATGTActtatgtgtgtgtgcttgtaccCACTCTATAGAAGTGAGGACCTTATGGTCTCAGAAGTACATATATAGTACATGAAGGTGACAACATTTTGGGGAGAGAAACTTCGGGAAAGGAAAAGTCATCTGTGGGAAAGTGATACTTGTGATACTCTCAATAAAGTGATTTCCATGCCATCATGCTTATCCAGATGATTAATAGCAATTTACCTGAAAACTGGATTAATCAGCAAGTAGCCAACTCCTCTTAACTGTAAGCTTTCAATAAGATAATAACTGCATTGAAATAATACACTTGTGTTTAACGGCAATCACAATTGTGGATTATTGAACACTGTCCAATCAAACTGTTTATGACACTAAGTTAGCTGCATTATAACCACAATTTAGTTACTGTGTGTGAAGTAGTGAAATATGAATGCAATTTACTtcttattcttctttaaccacaCGTGGTGCATACTTTTAGGTTTTATCAACATCTTACTTTGCCTTTTTCTTTGCTTTCTTCAGTTTCCTCTCCATTATTCTGTTAATCTCATTATCTGAC from the Acipenser ruthenus chromosome 9, fAciRut3.2 maternal haplotype, whole genome shotgun sequence genome contains:
- the LOC117405217 gene encoding kelch-like protein 9, translated to MASHMGMREVCPNYSQEFPAVLQRGLQELWESECLCDIQLTAENYTFSAHKSVLAAASWYFRIMFTTDMKERYQSSVELKGISAVGLKSALDFIYTSQMCADFESLEDVLLTSTHLQIPYLTECCVDFLKKSLNVNNFRDILSLAEKYDLVSMKTECFSFISTNLDVVLQISEQCLLQLDADSIFAVLERDDVSPSVNEREILELAVKWLKYDLDRRLPHLECLIKHIRLGLIFPPKFEFENENLKDSVSLLKSVPQAEEYLQMLSEAGLQFKADNPFTKWFKIRSTQKGVLTTCGKTTGGQACREITILTSGMDCKPSWKTVANAEETYNHCTVVLNDYLYVIGGQNSWFSSNHKEEAIASVLRYDPRFDRWTRLADMNVCRRRFQCSAMGSQIYAVGGRGERGILFSAECYNPTEDKWRYIKALPSPLSSHAGTVHQNELYVCGGSSGEVFSGSVFRYTPELDEWMTLPPLRHPRGFHNMTSVGDKIYVMGGVLLTSADGQRRSYSDVKVTECYCPLSDQWTELSPLPVGHSQHGAAALGNKIYIMGGFSWEEERFLNTVHVYSCETDTWSTGPELPRPLVGLSSGTLTLPHYHSK
- the LOC117405216 gene encoding WD repeat-containing protein 3-like, coding for MGLTKQYLRYAASAVFGVIGSQKANIAYVTLRGGERGRYVAVAACEHVFVWDIRKGEKVLILQGNKQEVTYLCPSPDGIHIAVGYEDGSIRIFSLLNGESNVTFNGHKAEVTVIKYDHLGARLVSGSKDTDVIVWDVVNECGLYRLKGHKDAITQTLFLKTKNLLVTSSKDTFVKWWDLETQHCFKTMVGHCSEVWGLVLLSDEKRIISGSADSELRAWDINYLQEGKEIGEPEEKKTKGLLGHSEEPEGEVDENPEERILSCQKAGSILREGRNRVVSMATDLNSKILACHGTDSLLEVFRVLSDNEINRIMERKLKKAKKKAKLQAGEDEVEAVVDRSLQDEIQRISSIKASSKIRSFDSFLSPNGDLKVALLLQNNTVEVFVLKTAGKTSECTKTARLTIGGHRTDVRTLAFSSDNIAVLSASAETVKVWNRSTLQVIRTMACEYALCSLFVPGDRQIIIGTKNGKLQIFELSSGILLETVDAHEGALWSISLSPDQRGIVSGGADKMVKFWDFELVKDENSVQNSKRLTVNHKRTLQLDEDVLCVRYSPNQRLLAVSLLDCTVKLFYTDTLKFFLSLYGHKLPVLCLDISHDSALIATGSADRNVKIWGLDFGDCHRSLFAHDDSVMFLQFVQKTHLFFTAGKDKKIKQWDADKFEHIQTLEGHHREVWCLAVSPSGDHIVSSSHDKSLRLWERTREPIILEEEKEMQREAEFEESVGKGDEPVVPGETTGEASLAGKKTIETIKAAERIMEALELYREESKKLEEHKTACEIAGKQLPPPTMSTILIAFGNISPSRYVLAVIRKVKSSELEESLLVLPFSYVPDLLTLFNEYIQNGLEVELICRCLFFLLRIHFGQITSNQMLLTVMDSLRTNTISRVKKIRDVLGFNMAGLQFLQREIESKEDVTFFADATDRFENKKRKRKKRERAILAIA